Part of the Candidatus Binataceae bacterium genome is shown below.
TGTTCCGGTGGGAATTCAAAGAATTCTTCGACCTCGGGTGCGGTACTTTGCATGCCGATCCCAAGGCGCTGACCCCGGAACTGGATGCGCTCGCGGGCGAACTCGGACGCTTGCCACGGGTCCTTTCGCATCGCGACTATCACGGCCAAAACCTCTTCGTGAAGCGCCAGACCGGCGTCTCCACACTTCGGGTCATCGATTTTCAGGACGCGCTGATGGCGCCAGCCGCGCAGGATCTGGCCGTGTTGCTCACCACTCGAGACATGGCGGGGTTGATATCTCCCGCTCTCGAACGACGGCTGCTGGACTTCTACTACGCGGGCCTGACTCGGCTGGGCGCGGAGACCTTGAGCGCGAAAGCATTTTCGCGCGGCTACCAGCTCTGCGTGCTGCAACACGCTATCAAGATGATGGGACGCTTCCTGATGTTCGAACGCAGCGGCAAATCGGGCTATGCGGTCTTCGTCCCGCACACCATCGATCAAGTGCGGCGAATTCTTGGCGGACCCTGTGCCACGGACTTTCCGGTGCTCGCCCGCGCTTTCCGCGCTCCCCAAATGGAATCCCTGCAATGAGAGCCCTAGTGCTGTCCGCGGGCATTGGCGAGCGGTTGCGACCCCTGACTGAAACGGTCCCAAAACCGCTGGTTGGGGTGGGGGGACGCCCGCTTATTCATTATCCCTTGCTGATGCTCAAGCACGCGGGGATTCGCGAGATCGCGATAAACACCCATCACCTTCCGCGGGCGATGGAAGCTGCGCTCGGGACGGGAGCGCGGCTGGGCATCGACATAATTTGGGCACCCGAGCCGACGCTGCTGGGCACCGGCGGACCGCTGAACGGTCTACGCGGATTTCTGGGCACCGGCACCTTCGTGATCGCCAACTGCGATACCATTCTCGATCTCGAGTTGGACGAGGTTATTCGGTTCCATCGCGACCGTGGTGCTTTGGTCACGCTCGCCGTGGCCCGCCCGGAGAACCTCGACTACTACAGCCATATCGAGCTCGACTCGGACGCGTGCGTCCGCAGGATTCGGCTTCTCAAATCGCGATCGCCGCTCAGCTACGATGACTTCGCAAGGGAGCCGTTGAGCGAAGCCGGGCTCGATTCATTCATGTATTGTGGCGTGATCATCCTGGAGCCTGCGGTGCTGGATCGGATACCGCCTTCCCCGCCCTGGAGCATAATGAGCGGATTGATAGCGCCGATGGTGCACGAGGCCTTGCCGGTCATGGGATTCCGCCATCGCGGCCTAATGCGCACGATCGATGATCTAGGTACCTACGAAAAAGTACGCGCAGAATTCGCCTCAAATCCCCCGCTTTTGCCATTTCTCTAATCCGGAATCCCGTCCCTGGCCGCTGGAAAAGGTCGAGGCAAGCAAAAGCGATCGGTAAACCAACCAACCGTCAATCCGCTGGACGCGGAGCATCCGCAGATTCCCTCTGGTCAAGTTCGTTCCGCGCGTCAATGCCTCAATCCCTGCGGAGGCTGTTGCGCCGTCCGCCCGGCACCGCGCTCCGGATCCGCGGCGGCGAGGCGAATAACCCCAATCGGCCGCGCACCTTACAGCGGTCCCGCGCCGCCGAGATCGCACTCCCTCGCACAACAGCCTACGAGCGCCTGGCGCGCAACGGCGAGCACATTTACCA
Proteins encoded:
- a CDS encoding NDP-sugar synthase, encoding MRALVLSAGIGERLRPLTETVPKPLVGVGGRPLIHYPLLMLKHAGIREIAINTHHLPRAMEAALGTGARLGIDIIWAPEPTLLGTGGPLNGLRGFLGTGTFVIANCDTILDLELDEVIRFHRDRGALVTLAVARPENLDYYSHIELDSDACVRRIRLLKSRSPLSYDDFAREPLSEAGLDSFMYCGVIILEPAVLDRIPPSPPWSIMSGLIAPMVHEALPVMGFRHRGLMRTIDDLGTYEKVRAEFASNPPLLPFL
- a CDS encoding phosphotransferase, which translates into the protein FRWEFKEFFDLGCGTLHADPKALTPELDALAGELGRLPRVLSHRDYHGQNLFVKRQTGVSTLRVIDFQDALMAPAAQDLAVLLTTRDMAGLISPALERRLLDFYYAGLTRLGAETLSAKAFSRGYQLCVLQHAIKMMGRFLMFERSGKSGYAVFVPHTIDQVRRILGGPCATDFPVLARAFRAPQMESLQ